The following proteins are co-located in the Sphingomonas panacis genome:
- the bcsA gene encoding UDP-forming cellulose synthase catalytic subunit encodes MNTAAVAAPDAIPSAGLPRGVAWLIAIVAAPIVICAVVVPLDLREQWMFALAMIAAVLVINRIKGRQMTLAICLISALVSTRYMWWRTTATLEFGTPFEFALGLPLYIAELYAWLILILGLVQTGFPLDRPLVALKGEPRRFPSVDVYVPTYNESLSIVRTTVFAAMAMDYPPDRFRVFILDDGRRPEFRDFAREAGCGYLTRSDNLHAKAGNLNAAMKRTDGDLICVFDCDHVPTRAFLQVTVGWFQQDPKLAVLQTPHHFYSPDPVQRNVTAVGDMPGEGELFYGAVQSGNDLWNATFFCGSCAIIRREALEQTNGFAGETVTEDAHTALKLQRMGWNTAYINARLSAGLATERLVLHIGQRIRWARGMTQIFRIDNPMLGRGLNLPQRLCYLNAMLHFQFPLPRIIFLTSPLAYLIAGQNVIHASAAMIFAYAVPHLFTSTKSSERLQGSERRPFWGEIYETLLAFHLAKPTVLTLFNPHKGKFNVTDKGATLEKGFFDYQTLRPHMICAGLLILGIAIGFVKLMFPQTFNVQLGTLLLNTAWTMFNLLILVSAISVGRETRQTRDAVRFEAALPVSLYLDDGYVVDATTINVSMSGLAIRAPERFDVTGRTVTDVGFQIGQRAFTVPVETIKVAGGIARVRFPALAIDEERRLSEALMGRADAWQHTTRHKTETSFESMKDIARISASTLVAGGGSVRNPRQLVSAITSVMITMFLIALALGILGGVANAASMPVQAQAAAAAAEVAEAPGSHALHFTLKDLRVQSRIRLQGTQGEVGIPFGLRHDEVVSTAQLTLNFAYSPALLGDLSQLVVLVNGEVVRSIALPTETANGIAITIPIEPALFTAGDNQINLRLVGHYARDCEDPLNSTLWANISNTRSALDLTVQKLPARRDLSMLPAPLFDRSQTQALKLPFVFAGSPTNAELQSAAAIAGWLGAEASYRSFQFKPVAGTLPVGNAVVFLTPNRGVPGIAMPQIDGPTLAIVANPRDPFGSLLLVMGRDDRELKLAANVAATGGGALSGASASVSGARVPVTDRYGAPRWLRTDRAVQLGEIVRPHSLQGQGLPPGPLTADFRLAPDLFYWPRTGARLNIGYTYPVAPWLDRQRSRLDLSLNGQYLKTFRLAEANWWGRMWGAGGTTSRHDTGNAILPGYALFGQNQISLYYDLQVADKKRCSGTLPTNVQVGIDPTSTIDLTGVQHAALMPNLALFAGAGFPFTRTPDLGETVVVMPASPTASEVETFLALMGRFGDATGVAPTRLTVVRSIDGDDLSGHDILVIGSPARLNVGNLFEGAPVHWSGGRIEVAQRSAISRAWDYFSPYAEAMPANVDQALLSTSGFQGVTSFHSPFDPDHSVVAVLATQPDALPDLVNGLADRDINAQMQGDLALFSGDRIASFRVGGVYWSGVLPWWLRIGFWLSQHPMLLALSGVLAALLLSLPLYLILKAQKRRRLAGIKE; translated from the coding sequence ATGAACACTGCCGCTGTCGCCGCGCCGGACGCGATCCCCAGCGCCGGGTTACCGCGCGGTGTTGCATGGCTGATCGCGATCGTCGCGGCGCCGATCGTGATCTGTGCGGTCGTGGTGCCGCTCGACCTGCGCGAGCAATGGATGTTCGCGCTCGCCATGATCGCGGCGGTGCTCGTCATCAACCGTATCAAGGGTCGGCAGATGACGCTGGCGATCTGCCTGATCTCGGCGCTGGTCTCGACTCGCTATATGTGGTGGCGGACCACCGCGACGCTGGAGTTCGGAACGCCTTTCGAGTTCGCTCTCGGACTGCCGCTGTATATCGCCGAACTCTACGCCTGGCTGATCCTGATCCTCGGTCTGGTCCAGACCGGCTTCCCGCTCGACCGCCCGCTGGTGGCGTTGAAGGGCGAGCCGCGCCGGTTCCCGAGCGTGGACGTGTACGTCCCGACCTATAACGAGAGCCTCAGCATCGTGCGGACCACGGTGTTCGCGGCGATGGCGATGGATTATCCGCCCGACCGGTTCCGCGTGTTCATCCTCGACGATGGCCGCCGCCCCGAATTCCGCGACTTCGCACGCGAGGCCGGCTGCGGGTATCTGACCCGATCGGACAACCTGCACGCCAAGGCGGGCAATCTCAACGCCGCGATGAAGCGCACCGACGGCGACCTGATCTGCGTGTTCGACTGCGATCACGTGCCGACCCGCGCGTTCCTTCAGGTCACGGTCGGCTGGTTCCAGCAAGACCCCAAGCTCGCCGTGCTCCAGACGCCGCACCATTTCTACTCGCCCGATCCGGTTCAGCGCAACGTGACCGCGGTCGGCGACATGCCGGGTGAGGGCGAATTGTTCTACGGCGCGGTGCAGAGCGGCAACGACCTGTGGAACGCGACCTTCTTCTGCGGATCGTGCGCGATCATTCGCCGCGAGGCGCTCGAACAGACCAACGGCTTCGCGGGCGAGACCGTGACCGAGGACGCGCATACCGCGCTCAAGCTGCAACGGATGGGCTGGAACACCGCCTATATCAACGCGCGGCTTTCCGCCGGCCTGGCCACCGAGCGGCTGGTGCTGCACATCGGCCAGCGCATCCGCTGGGCGCGCGGCATGACGCAGATCTTCCGCATCGACAACCCGATGCTCGGGCGCGGGCTGAACCTGCCGCAGCGGCTTTGTTACCTGAACGCGATGCTGCACTTCCAGTTTCCGCTGCCGCGCATCATCTTCCTAACCTCGCCGCTCGCCTATCTGATCGCCGGGCAGAACGTGATTCACGCATCGGCGGCGATGATCTTCGCCTATGCGGTGCCGCATCTGTTCACCTCGACCAAGTCGAGCGAGCGCCTCCAAGGTTCCGAGCGGCGGCCGTTCTGGGGCGAGATCTACGAGACCCTGCTCGCCTTCCACCTCGCCAAGCCGACGGTGCTGACGCTGTTCAACCCCCACAAGGGCAAGTTCAACGTCACCGACAAGGGCGCGACGCTGGAGAAGGGGTTCTTCGATTACCAGACGCTGCGCCCGCACATGATCTGCGCGGGGCTGTTGATCCTGGGCATCGCGATCGGCTTCGTGAAGCTGATGTTCCCGCAGACCTTCAACGTGCAACTCGGCACGCTGCTGCTCAATACGGCGTGGACGATGTTCAACCTGCTGATCCTCGTCTCGGCGATTTCGGTCGGCCGCGAGACGCGGCAGACGCGCGACGCGGTGCGGTTCGAAGCGGCGCTCCCGGTGTCGCTCTATCTCGACGATGGCTATGTCGTCGATGCGACCACCATCAACGTATCGATGAGCGGCCTCGCCATTCGCGCGCCGGAACGCTTCGACGTGACCGGGCGGACCGTGACCGACGTCGGATTCCAGATCGGGCAGCGTGCCTTCACGGTGCCGGTCGAGACGATCAAGGTCGCAGGCGGGATTGCGCGCGTGCGCTTTCCCGCGCTGGCGATCGACGAGGAACGCCGCCTGTCCGAAGCGCTGATGGGCCGCGCCGACGCCTGGCAACACACCACCCGGCACAAGACCGAAACGAGTTTCGAATCGATGAAGGATATCGCGAGAATTTCCGCCTCCACGCTGGTCGCAGGTGGCGGATCGGTACGCAATCCCCGCCAGCTCGTCAGCGCGATCACCTCCGTGATGATAACCATGTTCCTGATCGCGCTGGCGCTCGGCATCCTCGGCGGCGTGGCCAACGCGGCGAGCATGCCGGTGCAGGCGCAGGCCGCTGCGGCCGCCGCCGAAGTTGCCGAGGCGCCGGGCAGCCATGCGTTGCACTTCACGCTCAAGGACTTGCGCGTCCAGAGCCGAATTCGCTTGCAGGGCACGCAAGGCGAAGTCGGTATTCCGTTCGGCCTGCGCCACGACGAGGTGGTTTCCACCGCGCAATTGACGCTCAACTTCGCCTATTCGCCGGCGCTGCTGGGTGATCTCAGCCAGCTCGTCGTGCTGGTGAACGGCGAAGTGGTACGCAGCATCGCGCTGCCGACCGAAACCGCGAACGGCATCGCCATCACCATCCCGATCGAGCCGGCGCTGTTCACCGCCGGCGACAACCAGATCAACCTGCGCCTCGTCGGCCATTATGCGCGCGATTGCGAAGACCCGCTCAACAGCACGTTGTGGGCGAACATCAGCAACACGCGATCGGCACTCGACCTGACCGTGCAGAAACTGCCGGCGCGGCGCGATCTGTCGATGTTGCCCGCGCCGCTGTTCGACCGGTCGCAGACTCAGGCGCTCAAGCTTCCGTTCGTCTTCGCCGGATCGCCGACCAACGCCGAACTCCAGTCCGCAGCCGCGATCGCCGGGTGGCTGGGCGCCGAGGCGAGCTATCGCAGCTTCCAGTTCAAGCCGGTGGCGGGCACGCTGCCGGTGGGCAATGCGGTGGTGTTCCTGACGCCGAACCGCGGCGTTCCGGGCATCGCCATGCCGCAGATCGACGGGCCGACACTCGCCATCGTCGCCAATCCGCGCGACCCGTTCGGATCACTGCTGCTGGTGATGGGCCGCGACGACCGTGAATTGAAGCTCGCCGCCAATGTCGCGGCGACCGGCGGCGGCGCGCTGAGCGGCGCGTCCGCGTCGGTCAGCGGCGCGCGCGTGCCCGTGACCGACCGCTACGGCGCGCCGCGCTGGCTGCGCACCGACCGCGCCGTGCAGCTTGGTGAGATCGTCCGGCCGCACAGCCTGCAAGGGCAGGGGCTGCCGCCGGGGCCGCTCACCGCCGATTTCCGGCTCGCGCCCGATCTGTTCTACTGGCCGCGCACCGGCGCACGGCTCAACATCGGCTATACCTATCCGGTCGCACCGTGGCTCGACCGCCAGCGCTCGCGGCTCGATCTGTCGCTCAACGGCCAATATCTCAAGACCTTCCGGCTCGCCGAGGCGAACTGGTGGGGGCGGATGTGGGGCGCGGGCGGCACGACATCGCGGCACGACACGGGTAACGCCATCCTGCCGGGCTATGCGCTGTTCGGGCAGAACCAGATCTCGCTCTATTACGACCTTCAGGTCGCCGACAAGAAGCGCTGCTCGGGCACGTTGCCGACCAATGTTCAGGTCGGCATCGATCCGACCAGCACGATCGACCTGACCGGCGTGCAGCACGCGGCGCTGATGCCGAACCTCGCGCTGTTCGCCGGCGCGGGCTTCCCGTTCACGCGCACGCCCGATCTCGGCGAGACCGTCGTCGTGATGCCGGCCAGCCCGACCGCGAGCGAGGTCGAGACGTTCCTCGCGCTGATGGGCCGGTTCGGCGACGCCACCGGAGTCGCGCCGACGCGGCTGACGGTGGTACGCAGCATCGACGGCGATGACCTGAGCGGGCACGACATCCTCGTCATCGGCAGCCCGGCGCGGCTGAACGTCGGCAATCTGTTCGAAGGTGCGCCGGTGCATTGGAGCGGCGGCCGTATCGAAGTGGCGCAGCGTTCGGCGATCAGCCGCGCGTGGGACTATTTCAGCCCCTATGCCGAGGCGATGCCGGCCAACGTCGATCAGGCGCTGCTCTCCACCAGTGGCTTCCAGGGTGTGACCAGCTTCCACTCGCCGTTCGACCCCGACCACAGCGTCGTCGCGGTGCTGGCGACCCAACCCGATGCGCTGCCCGACCTCGTCAACGGCCTCGCCGATCGTGACATCAACGCGCAGATGCAGGGCGATCTCGCCTTGTTCAGCGGCGACCGGATCGCGAGCTTCCGCGTCGGCGGCGTATATTGGAGCGGCGTGCTGCCGTGGTGGCTGCGCATCGGCTTCTGGCTGAGCCAGCACCCGATGCTGCTCGCGCTCTCCGGCGTGTTGGCGGCGCTGCTGCTGTCGCTGCCGCTCTATCTGATCCTGAAGGCGCAGAAGCGCCGCCGGCTCGCCGGCATCAAGGAGTGA
- a CDS encoding cellulose synthase operon protein YhjQ/BcsQ — translation MILLFQSPKGGVGTSTVAANIALVLAERGVSVTAIDLTGQGALALCLGDGSGAVGQIDGGATVVIAGVHMVSPGSDRSPAEILATIESHDGEDSVVVVDVAAGDRRTLDLLLPAAALRLCVLTPDPATLAALPLVYRDAQPTRDDRTFFLLNRVDDRLRLGRDIAAMLRGLLGDRLFGTIRRDEAVGEALAMMETLASFAPASAALGDFRAVAERLVADRDDATQPQRGIA, via the coding sequence CAGTCCCCCAAGGGCGGCGTCGGCACATCGACCGTCGCCGCCAATATCGCGCTGGTCCTCGCCGAGCGCGGCGTTTCGGTGACCGCGATCGATCTGACCGGGCAGGGCGCGCTGGCGCTGTGCCTGGGCGACGGGTCCGGCGCGGTCGGGCAGATCGATGGCGGGGCGACGGTGGTGATCGCCGGAGTCCACATGGTTTCGCCCGGGTCAGACCGGTCGCCCGCCGAGATCCTGGCGACGATCGAATCGCATGATGGCGAGGACAGTGTGGTGGTCGTCGATGTCGCCGCGGGCGACCGGCGGACGCTCGACCTGCTGCTGCCGGCCGCCGCGCTGCGGCTGTGCGTGCTGACGCCGGACCCGGCGACGCTGGCGGCGCTGCCGCTTGTGTACCGCGATGCGCAGCCGACGCGCGACGACCGGACGTTCTTCCTGCTCAACCGAGTCGACGACCGGTTGCGGCTCGGCCGCGACATTGCGGCGATGCTGCGCGGTCTGCTCGGCGATCGCCTGTTTGGTACGATCCGGCGCGATGAGGCGGTCGGCGAGGCGCTCGCGATGATGGAGACGCTGGCGAGCTTCGCACCGGCGAGCGCCGCACTCGGCGACTTCCGCGCCGTCGCCGAACGGCTGGTCGCCGACCGCGACGATGCCACGCAGCCCCAGCGCGGTATCGCATGA